One segment of Streptomyces bathyalis DNA contains the following:
- a CDS encoding SigB/SigF/SigG family RNA polymerase sigma factor, which produces MTSAVTRTERARHPHDDAPDTAAEFRRIASLPEGREKEELKQRVVEAWMPMAERLAQRFRNRGETLEDLQQVASLGLVKAVRRYDPDRGSAFESFAVPTIVGEVKRHFRDHMWGLHVPRRVQELRNRVRTSRRELSLTMGESPSVAQIAEHARMSEEDVLVGMEALESYSTLSLDAELPGADDGYSLADTLGRAEPGFDNVVYRESVKPRLERLPERERRILYMRFFCDMTQTNIADQLGISQMHVSRLISRTCDRLQHEVDADMEREREPELAAA; this is translated from the coding sequence ATGACTTCCGCAGTGACGCGCACCGAGCGTGCGCGCCATCCGCATGACGACGCCCCTGATACCGCGGCGGAATTCCGCCGTATCGCCTCCCTGCCCGAAGGCCGGGAGAAGGAAGAGCTCAAGCAGCGGGTCGTCGAGGCGTGGATGCCGATGGCGGAGCGTCTCGCGCAGCGTTTCCGCAACCGCGGGGAGACGCTGGAGGACCTGCAGCAGGTCGCCTCGCTGGGCCTGGTCAAGGCCGTGCGCCGCTACGATCCCGACCGCGGCAGCGCTTTCGAGAGCTTCGCGGTGCCCACCATCGTCGGTGAGGTCAAGCGGCATTTCCGTGACCACATGTGGGGGCTGCATGTACCGCGCCGGGTGCAGGAACTGCGCAACCGGGTGCGCACCAGCCGCCGTGAGCTGAGCCTGACGATGGGCGAGAGCCCGTCGGTGGCGCAGATCGCCGAGCACGCACGCATGTCCGAGGAGGACGTGCTGGTGGGCATGGAGGCGCTGGAGAGCTACAGCACCCTGTCCCTGGATGCCGAGCTGCCGGGCGCGGACGACGGGTACTCCCTGGCGGACACGCTGGGACGCGCCGAGCCGGGCTTCGACAATGTCGTCTACCGCGAGTCGGTCAAGCCGCGGCTGGAGCGGCTGCCGGAACGAGAGCGTCGCATTCTGTACATGCGGTTCTTCTGCGACATGACGCAGACGAACATCGCCGACCAGCTCGGCATCTCACAGATGCACGTCTCGCGCCTCATCAGCCGCACCTGCGACCGCCTCCAGCACGAGGTCGACGCCGACATGGAACGCGAGCGCGAACCCGAACTCGCCGCGGCCTGA
- a CDS encoding Vms1/Ankzf1 family peptidyl-tRNA hydrolase: MELGFLGPLFERKGPWASVYFDTRTASEDAAARHELNAKSARDQLKDAGADDPTCRAVHDRLMSLSRGPEPPAHAVFATQGEVVLDTELTAPPPGGGPIAVWQPLPHTGPLVELADSDPPALVAYIDRKGAEFELTGSLGAEPAGSVTGSDWPLHRTPSADWSEQHFQARVENTWEQNAAEIADELRVRWEKCGAEVLVLAGEARERNSVYAHLPPDLRERTVQAEHGVRADSHAEGPASNTAGGRRLLAEEVANARADYARQRTAEVMERFQAGRAPGGAGRIGAAEGVPALVEAAREHRIGVLLVRPEGPDTRREVWVGDEPGQLAQRRSETQYLGATEPSPARADDALLRSAAATGADVLCVRDTDVPEGVPRDLPDGGLGALLRWPHEGAPEGGGAGGGQHATR; the protein is encoded by the coding sequence ATGGAACTCGGATTCCTCGGTCCGCTCTTCGAGCGCAAGGGCCCTTGGGCGTCGGTCTACTTCGACACCCGCACGGCCTCCGAGGACGCAGCCGCCCGTCACGAGCTCAACGCCAAATCGGCGCGCGACCAGCTCAAGGACGCAGGCGCTGACGACCCCACGTGCAGAGCCGTTCACGACAGGCTCATGTCGCTGAGCCGGGGCCCGGAACCCCCCGCTCACGCGGTCTTCGCCACCCAGGGCGAAGTCGTCCTCGACACAGAGCTCACAGCGCCACCGCCCGGCGGCGGCCCGATCGCCGTCTGGCAGCCGCTCCCGCACACGGGCCCGCTCGTCGAACTCGCCGACAGCGATCCTCCGGCGCTCGTGGCCTACATCGACCGCAAGGGCGCCGAATTCGAGCTGACCGGCTCTCTCGGCGCAGAGCCCGCCGGCAGCGTCACGGGCAGCGACTGGCCGTTGCACCGCACCCCGTCGGCCGACTGGTCGGAGCAGCACTTCCAGGCAAGGGTCGAGAACACCTGGGAGCAGAACGCCGCGGAGATCGCCGACGAGCTGCGCGTCCGCTGGGAGAAGTGCGGAGCGGAGGTGCTCGTGCTGGCCGGTGAGGCGCGCGAACGCAATTCCGTGTACGCGCATCTGCCGCCCGACCTGCGCGAACGGACCGTCCAGGCGGAGCACGGCGTACGCGCCGACAGCCACGCCGAGGGGCCCGCCTCGAACACCGCGGGCGGCCGGAGACTGCTCGCGGAAGAGGTCGCGAACGCGCGGGCCGACTATGCGCGGCAGCGGACCGCCGAAGTCATGGAACGCTTCCAGGCCGGGCGCGCGCCGGGCGGCGCGGGCCGGATCGGCGCGGCCGAAGGTGTGCCGGCACTGGTCGAGGCGGCGCGCGAGCACCGCATCGGCGTGCTGCTCGTACGGCCGGAGGGCCCCGACACGCGCCGCGAGGTCTGGGTGGGCGACGAGCCCGGCCAGCTCGCGCAGCGCCGCAGCGAAACCCAGTACCTGGGAGCGACCGAGCCTTCCCCGGCACGCGCCGACGACGCGCTGCTGCGTTCCGCGGCGGCAACGGGCGCCGACGTGCTGTGCGTACGCGACACCGACGTACCGGAAGGCGTGCCGCGGGACCTGCCGGACGGCGGTCTCGGGGCGCTGTTGCGCTGGCCGCACGAAGGAGCACCGGAAGGAGGTGGAGCCGGTGGCGGACAACATGCAACGCGGTAG
- a CDS encoding thiamine pyrophosphate-requiring protein, with protein sequence MSEKVSDYILRRLREWDVEHVFGYPGDGINGLLAAWERAGNEPRFVQARHEEMAAFEAVGYAKFRGTLGVCTATSGPGAIHLLNGLYDAKLDHVPVVAVVGQTARSAMGGSYQQEVDLHSLFKDVASEFLETVTVPEQLPNVLDRAIRTAYARRAPTAIIVHSDVQDLEYRPPGHEFKMVPSSLGSSGWRTEPTEEALDHAAEVLNSGKKVAILAGQGARGAQAEVQQMAGMLQAGVAKALLGMDVLPDTLPYVTGPIGLLGSRPSYEMMRDCDTFLTIGSSLPYSQFLPPYGKARAVQIDLDPHMAGMRYPYEVNLIGDARSTLQRLLPKLRQKEEGQEWQEELMASVDRWKDVMRRRAKVSADPVNPEYVAHCLDPLLPDDAIITADSGSTTNWYARHLTMRGTMRGSLSGTLATMGCAVPYAIGAKFAHPDRPVVALVGDGAMQMNGMAELVTLAKYRMSWDDPRFVIGVWNNRDLNQVTWEMRAMGGSPQFVPSQSLPDVSYAAFARTLGMTGIRAEKPEEVEDAWRQALESDGPAVVEFMTDPSVPPIPPHADWDQIEATVASIMKGDPDRKAVVKQGFKAKLQEFLPGGRPHPSDGSEEPDEAAGAHEEDGGKSKTKGGGEKVGKKPKKRKRAAGREPEHTAKGPDA encoded by the coding sequence ATGTCCGAGAAGGTTTCCGACTACATCCTGCGCAGGCTGCGCGAGTGGGACGTCGAGCACGTCTTCGGCTACCCCGGCGACGGCATCAACGGCCTGCTCGCCGCCTGGGAACGGGCCGGGAACGAACCGCGCTTCGTCCAGGCCCGGCACGAGGAGATGGCAGCGTTCGAGGCCGTGGGCTACGCCAAGTTCCGCGGCACGCTCGGGGTGTGCACCGCGACGTCGGGCCCGGGCGCCATCCATCTGCTCAACGGGCTCTACGACGCGAAGCTCGACCACGTGCCCGTCGTGGCCGTCGTCGGCCAGACGGCGCGCTCCGCCATGGGCGGCTCGTACCAGCAGGAAGTCGATCTGCACTCCCTCTTCAAGGATGTGGCCTCGGAGTTCCTGGAGACGGTCACCGTCCCCGAGCAGCTGCCCAACGTCCTCGACCGCGCCATCCGCACCGCCTACGCCCGCCGTGCGCCGACGGCGATCATCGTCCACTCCGACGTGCAGGATCTCGAATACCGGCCGCCCGGCCACGAGTTCAAGATGGTTCCCTCGAGCCTCGGCAGCAGCGGCTGGCGCACCGAGCCCACCGAGGAGGCCCTCGACCACGCCGCCGAAGTGCTCAACTCCGGTAAGAAGGTCGCCATCCTGGCGGGCCAGGGCGCACGCGGCGCACAGGCCGAGGTGCAGCAGATGGCGGGCATGTTGCAGGCGGGAGTGGCGAAGGCGCTGCTCGGGATGGACGTGCTGCCGGACACCCTGCCGTACGTCACCGGCCCCATCGGCCTGCTGGGGAGCCGTCCCAGCTACGAGATGATGCGGGACTGCGACACGTTCCTCACCATCGGATCGAGCCTGCCCTACAGCCAGTTCCTGCCGCCGTACGGCAAGGCCCGCGCCGTCCAGATCGACCTGGACCCGCACATGGCGGGGATGCGCTACCCGTACGAGGTGAACCTCATCGGCGACGCCAGGTCCACCTTGCAGCGGCTGCTGCCCAAGCTCCGGCAGAAGGAGGAAGGGCAGGAGTGGCAGGAGGAGTTGATGGCCTCCGTCGACCGCTGGAAGGACGTGATGCGGCGGCGCGCCAAGGTGAGTGCGGACCCGGTCAACCCGGAATACGTCGCCCACTGCCTCGATCCGCTGCTTCCCGACGACGCGATCATCACCGCCGATTCAGGATCCACGACGAACTGGTATGCCCGTCACCTGACCATGCGCGGCACCATGCGCGGCTCCCTGTCGGGGACGCTGGCGACGATGGGCTGCGCCGTTCCGTACGCGATCGGCGCGAAGTTCGCCCATCCGGACCGCCCCGTCGTCGCTCTCGTCGGGGACGGCGCGATGCAGATGAACGGGATGGCCGAACTCGTCACGCTCGCCAAGTACCGCATGTCCTGGGACGATCCGCGGTTCGTGATCGGCGTGTGGAACAACCGCGACCTGAACCAGGTGACTTGGGAGATGCGGGCCATGGGCGGCTCGCCACAGTTCGTGCCATCGCAGTCCCTGCCAGATGTCTCCTACGCGGCGTTCGCACGCACCCTCGGCATGACCGGCATCAGGGCCGAGAAGCCGGAGGAGGTGGAGGACGCGTGGCGGCAGGCGCTGGAGTCGGACGGACCGGCCGTGGTCGAGTTCATGACCGACCCCTCCGTGCCGCCGATCCCGCCACACGCCGACTGGGACCAGATCGAGGCCACGGTGGCGTCGATCATGAAGGGCGACCCCGACCGCAAGGCCGTGGTCAAGCAGGGCTTCAAGGCGAAACTGCAGGAGTTCCTGCCGGGCGGCAGGCCCCATCCGTCCGACGGGAGCGAGGAGCCGGACGAGGCCGCCGGCGCCCACGAGGAGGACGGAGGCAAGAGCAAGACGAAGGGTGGCGGGGAGAAGGTCGGCAAGAAGCCCAAGAAGCGCAAGCGTGCGGCCGGACGCGAGCCCGAGCACACGGCGAAGGGGCCGGACGCATGA
- a CDS encoding DUF6158 family protein produces MGIDPRELSDAELLRELETIHRTRHDTLLHAPKDALSAHSVRMAELESEYLRRHPDRQITPGRTREGARARESSPGT; encoded by the coding sequence ATGGGAATCGATCCCCGCGAGCTGTCCGACGCGGAGCTTCTCAGGGAACTGGAGACCATTCACCGCACCCGGCACGACACCCTGCTGCACGCACCGAAGGACGCGCTTTCCGCGCACAGCGTCAGGATGGCGGAGCTGGAGTCGGAGTATCTGCGCCGCCACCCGGACCGCCAGATCACGCCCGGCCGCACGAGGGAGGGCGCCCGCGCGAGGGAGTCGTCACCGGGGACATGA
- a CDS encoding GAF domain-containing protein: MEDQQPLGALERPQHEALLSVMPLAEPDERATGRETFSRGFSELAEHAVVSTSGSCAAAVTLTDPEGGPLTETPEGRASAVTHPEVSELVAVQWESEEGPVPEALESGEPVFVSDVRHETRWPRYREMALQRGLRACATLPFRHEGAVLTVSVYAFHPDGLSGVVEEKSTELAGLAEQVVRSRGRCA; encoded by the coding sequence GTGGAAGACCAGCAACCGCTCGGCGCCCTGGAGCGCCCCCAGCACGAGGCTCTCCTCTCCGTGATGCCGCTCGCGGAGCCGGACGAGCGGGCGACAGGGCGGGAAACCTTCTCCCGCGGGTTCAGCGAACTCGCGGAACACGCCGTCGTCTCCACCTCCGGGAGCTGCGCGGCCGCCGTCACGCTGACCGACCCCGAGGGCGGCCCGCTGACCGAGACGCCCGAGGGACGCGCCTCCGCCGTCACACACCCCGAGGTGTCCGAACTGGTCGCCGTCCAGTGGGAGTCCGAAGAGGGCCCGGTGCCCGAGGCTCTGGAGAGCGGCGAGCCGGTGTTCGTCAGCGATGTGCGGCACGAGACACGGTGGCCGCGCTACCGGGAGATGGCGCTGCAGCGGGGCCTGCGCGCGTGCGCGACGCTGCCCTTCCGCCACGAGGGCGCCGTGCTGACCGTCTCCGTCTACGCCTTCCACCCGGACGGGCTGAGCGGGGTGGTCGAGGAGAAGAGCACGGAGCTCGCCGGCCTCGCCGAGCAGGTCGTGCGCAGCCGCGGGCGCTGCGCGTAG